One window of the Bombus affinis isolate iyBomAffi1 chromosome 10, iyBomAffi1.2, whole genome shotgun sequence genome contains the following:
- the LOC126921192 gene encoding protein dopey-1 homolog isoform X2, with product MGSIALEEFELMKDSKYRVYVSAVDKALKSFEYTSEWADLISALGKLNKVLLSHMKFPVIPRRIKISKRLAQCMHPALPSGVHLKALETYDIIFKCMGTNRLSHELFIYSAGLFPLLGHAAMNVRPSLLTVYETHFVPLGERLRPGLSGFLSGVLLGLEDGSDHFDRTNSLLEKVCEGVGPEHFYACLWDCLASNSGIRLPAISFVLAHFNKKLPMEEQKYIMGTDTNIMVTALCAGVQDSSVLVQRSALDLLLVGFPVHNSQLTHEHMVSLVTAALVTILRRDMSLNRRLFAWLLGTEVSTSILKRRMETKVLENTENTPTYFDMYSKEMLIEAIKSLLKAVCDESPQDLKPYRILVSLLEKADIGPVILDDILFEVFRTFYNACGQSNRVPKTNEVVKSANLLFSTLEPSYVWIHCGHLFEKACQGRAKSKQETEDIAVRSVGCGMPNFLEVCILTEFLLDTVSLDAFIDTPSEHLPGLFYEIISKLLYHIDLLSPMEISRSLRLCAKILTKVQPTVVSNHTEKNELETKLDTTTSTTTTVNDNSLTAIPLEKSQSDSKLNKPDTTSGSFSEKSPSPRRRANSGGATKRSEKKSKKKSSKSTSKLSDSLPEPDTNISVVVDAESKGLPRNKSMDDIKSEYIETSTINSPSKDQLTTLKQSSKSSPMGSTGSLGRGPSPAFQAQHSMLEKCLRQYETFYVKLVSNRVLTKERTVQNMFDNLMISCPRESFDERMRYLELLLNSRLNMEDSGFFSQDISVMEDTKQLDILHLYIDSISQAEWDDAMKMASSLFVELSTFPKYFLPGDGLLVEEEPKGNIILPDWLKVLVVCTCWLGKQPALQLTSIATLLDLVALLKAHNDIETYPKSGEGVTAVIMVPLLKQWHITYLMQYTNVFQVLAQSLWHHLGELPAHKYRMRCVELLHELHHALHNSCDAVEDVIGLALTSENIEKRIEAFNRFATLWHLGREIETNPRLRGCMKSFDRSLLKILDNLQLADNSPLKLHAQSWLLHSLMRGDVSRVVDPLLIILLDPSTCRMSVLHVSIQHSNTVLTKNDPIEEKSEIQDDTEGAAKIYAISSVDGNVIYHVSDSVDEDKKWRKGKKKKKAINPVKVKRIFAVTTLAAGDNCNQYVTEKNQYMKELEVPPSISGNRKISVFVNPLSLNCNENSNDSLTEDDLLPSVKKVNLTTELLKNATRFKKIDFDKGSTASLDESFYESANSSLKAKEKNGFKKLNGEVGSSLDSITNSFDSSSPEITNKQTKQKKESIIMPGSSREVAGTIIKGKYHSTNEFATNYDVHDVGSFEASVEVPSWTMDDEEADLDISTTAEEYFSNSSGNSIVEEILNEVLDKVMHICDVVEPSKSTDESSYQNSKTGRNFGIGVHNLHSHMLLYCGVYDSTRTLYALRTLRNELLTNTRMFLCCAATTGVTNATKNTTLLNLLARHRKSVFGRNFHGDIANTEFIAAYRSSMYLEVLISVCLYFARSYYPNLGQMRLTHEEISGNRQVQLASAELLTLIFSELIPIVRDSGKGFSCYIIDLLTKCKVQKVALHCLVSSVMNMKNAHKENEEVFTFTEEIISFNDPVIDNDTSKCKYRASDHTEAFQIQLLRLLLALIMLEHQCGNQKGEEICPPTTPTPSTPTKTVPNIMGSSLKYLVGTSIPQQPMFLASILSALQLDHMRHLHQHWTTLVTSSLPFMGSSLTSIVTSVIHQLCCNIENLASYYINEETTTATKLQDISTLECCLPADYTVTHLEALTFLLHYCLLDTSQQIGFSFNQPLSGTIQTGIPGANPSQIFNNLIHVFMPSPLSPELTTSKDKNGVSELQQHARRTALSHLPRIIASLSTLWQAVLATKDNDQASCVVGSPRIVKHQLLELLSPISFHHGVNFLAAIAVAWHERRQPSGNSKKVLPEACSNQQVMVDLVSAIRVMPIDTLVQTVHQVVKNQPPIHGVKQDFSLEVSVLELLYVYMQSNTSQSLIESWASLLGLLKDGLSLTAPAQFLLLAILNEYVQKCPPMQEKKDIRDLQDVSAKLVESCSQIAGACLEQTTWLRRNLAVREDAFEVAEGSSEGKEGKSGAVTPGTPPNAAYSIQAQAVLAEIVAPLLDVSYGSQEKERVVTLLTNLMYNITPYLKNHSTKNIASFTACSQLLSSLSGYQYTRKAWRKDVLDLLLDSAFFQMTPACLPYWRTIIDNLMTHDNTTFRDLMNRVSMAQSSSISIFSSKEQEYEQKAQLLKRLAYVILCSEMDQYHKYMPEIQERLADSLRLPQVIPSIQAQVFLCFRVLLLRMSPQHATSLWPVIVSELVQVFLYIEQELNTDSEEFSSHIKLLSALDSSWAVNASNGLQAHGHPHWLQLQLAAAKLLDLALLLPAHRLPQFQMYRWAFVGDSAVGSMENNNLSSDFVPHITRIAKLMDSKYKQEANTVKAVPGELLLTSNNIRSLQDLHYFFTTLSRRSSDTQAPLNVTQLEAVIEQDFLEKMPAAR from the exons aTGGGTTCTATAGCATTGGAGGAGTTTGAACTCATGAAAGACTCTAAATATAGAGT cTATGTGTCAGCTGTTGACAAAGCTCTAAAGAGCTTTGAATATACGAGCGAATGGGCAGATTTAATTTCTGCACTTGGAAAATTAAACAAAGTGTTATTAAGTCATATGAAGTTTCCAGTTATTCCTAGAAGAATTAAGATATCTAAAAGATTAGCACAATGTATGCATCCTGCTTTGCCATCCGGTGTTCATTTAAAAGCTCTAGAAACCTATGACATTATTTTCAAGTGTATGGGCACTAATAGACTGAGTCATGAACTATTTATATATAGTGCTG GTCTATTTCCCTTGTTGGGTCATGCTGCTATGAATGTAAGACCATCTTTGTTGACAGTATATGAAACTCATTTTGTACCTCTTGGAGAGAGATTAAGGCCTGGGTTAAGTGGATTTTTAAGTGGTGTTTTACTTGGTTTAGAAGATGGGTCTGATCACTTTGAtag aACCAATTCCTTGCTTGAGAAAGTGTGCGAGGGAGTAGGTCCAGAACATTTTTATGCATGTTTGTGGGATTGTTTAGCTTCAAATTCTGGAATCCGATTACCTGCTATATCTTTTGTATTAGCTCACTTCAACAAAAAACTGCCAATGGAAGAACAAAAGTACATCATGGGCACAGATACTAATATTatg GTTACTGCTCTTTGCGCTGGAGTACAAGACAGTTCTGTGTTAGTACAAAGGAGTGCTTTGGATTTGTTGTTAGTTGGTTTTCCTGTACATAATAGTCAATTAACACATGAGCACATGGTATCACTAGTCACAGCTGCACTTGTTACTATATTGAGGAGAGACATGAGTTTGAATAG ACGATTGTTTGCATGGCTTTTGGGTACTGAAGTAAGCACATCTATTTTGAAGAGAAGAATGGAAACTAAAGTTTTAGAAAACACGGAAAATACACCTACTTATTTTGATATGTACTCGAAGGAAATGCTAATTGAAGCAATAAAATCATTGTTAAAAGCTGTTTGTGATGAAAGTCCACAAGATTTAAAGCCATATAGAATACTGGTTTCTTTATTAGAAAAGGCAGATATTGGTCCAGTAATTTTGgatgatattttatttgaagTTTTTAG gACATTTTATAACGCCTGCGGTCAATCAAACAGAGTACCAAAAACAAACGAAGTAGTAAAATCAGCAAACTTGTTATTTTCAACATTAGAACCATCTTACGTATGGATACATTGTGGCCATCTGTTTGAAAAGGCTTGTCAAGGTAGAGCAAAAAGTAAACAAGAAACAGAAGACATTGCCGTGAGGTCTGTAGGTTGTGGAATGCCGAATTTCTTGGAAGTGTGTATATTGACTGAATTCCTGCTCGATACTGTGTCATTGGATGCATTTATAGACACTCCTTCTGAGCATCTGCCTGGCTTATTCTACGAGATCATTAGTAAACTTTTGTACCATATCGATCTTTtatctcctatggagatttcgaGAAGTCTTCGATTGTGCGCGAAAATTCTGACAAAAGTACAGCCGACGGTGGTTTCAAATCACACGGAGAAGAACGAATTGGAAACGAAATTGGATACAACTACGAGTACTACCACAACAGTCAATGATAACTCTTTAACAGCAATTCCTTTGGAAAAGAGTCAATCCGATAGTAAATTGAATAAACCGGACACAACTAGCGGTTCGTTTTCCGAGAAAAGTCCCAGCCCTAGAAGAAGAGCAAACTCGGGAGGTGCTACCAAACGATCCGAGAAAAAGTCGAAAAAGAAATCTAGTAAAAGTACCTCAAAACTAAGCGACTCTTTACCAGAACCAGATACCAATATTTCGGTAGTCGTGGATGCAGAATCCAAAGGTTTGCCAAGAAATAAAAGTATGGACGATATAAAGTCCGAATACATAGAAACGAGTACCATTAATTCTCCATCTAAGGATCAGTTGACTACTTTGAAACAGTCAAGTAAAAGTAGTCCTATGGGCTCCACAGGATCCTTGGGTAGAGGACCGTCTCCTGCGTTTCAAGCGCAACATTCGATGTTAGAAAAATGTTTAAGACAGTATGAAACTTTTTACGTGAAATTAGTTAGTAATAGAGTATTGACTAAAGAGAGAACGGTTCAAAATATGTTCGATAATTTGATGATATCGTGTCCAAGGGAGAGTTTCGACGAGAGAATGCGATATCTAGAACTTTTATTAAATTCTAGATTAAATATGGAAGATTCTGGTTTCTTCAGCCAAGATATTTCTGTAATGGAAGATACCAAACAGTTAGACATTCTTCATCTGTATATTGACTCTATTTCACAAGCAGAATGGGATGACGCTATGAAAATGGCCTCCAGCTTGTTTGTTGAACTATCTACATTTCCTAAGTATTTTCTTCCTGGTGATGGACTACTTGTAGAGGAAGAACCGAAGGGAAATATTATTCTTCCAGATTGGTTGAAAGTTTTAGTAGTTTGTACTTGTTGGTTGGGAAAACAACCTGCTTTACAATTAACCAGTATTGCTACTTTGTTAGATTTAGTAGCTTTGTTAAAAGCACATAACGACATTGAGACCTACCCAAAAAGTGGGGAGGGAGTTACAGCTGTAATTATGGTGCCATTATTGAAACAATGGCATATAACTTACTTGATGCAATATACTAACGTATTTCAG GTACTAGCACAATCCTTATGGCATCATCTTGGCGAATTACCTGCACATAAATACAGAATGCGATGTGTTGAATTGTTGCACGAACTGCATCATGCTTTACACAATTCCTGTGATGCTGTAGAGGATGTAATTGGACTAGCACTCACGTCAGAAAATATAGAGAAAAGAATAGAAGCGTTCAATAGGTTTGCCACATTATGGCATCTCGGACGTGAAATTGAAACGAACCCTAGATTGCGAGGTTGTATGAAATCTTTCGATCG ATCATTGTTAAAAATACTGGATAATCTACAGCTCGCAGACAACTCTCCTCTAAAGCTTCATGCTCAATCATGGCTTCTGCACTCCTTAATGCGAGGTGATGTTTCACGGGTAGTAGACCCGTTATTGATAATACTCTTAGATCCATCTACTTGTCGTATGAGCGTGCTGCACGTCAGTATACAGCATAGCAATACTGTTTTGACGAAAAATGATCCTATAGAAGAAAAGTCTGAGATACAAGATGACACAGAAGGTGCAGCAAAAATTTACGCGATCAGTTCAGTAGACGGAAATGTGATATACCACGTTAGTGATAGCGTAGATGAAGATAAGAAATGGCGTAAaggtaaaaagaagaaaaaggccATAAATCCTGTGAAAGTGAAAAGAATATTCGCCGTAACGACATTGGCCGCTGGTGATAATTGTAATCAGTACGTAACCGAAAAAAATCAATATATGAAAGAACTAGAAGTACCTCCTAGCATATCTGGTAATAGAAAGATCTCTGTTTTTGTGAATCCTTTGTCACTCAACTGCAATGAGAATTCTAATGACTCTCTGACAGAGGATGATTTGTTGCCTAGTGTGAAGAAGGTAAACTTAACAACAGAGTTGTTAAAGAATGCGACAAGATTCAAAAAAATAGATTTCGACAAAGGTTCGACCGCTAGTTTAGACGAAAGTTTCTATGAATCAGCAAATTCCAGCTTAAAGGCGAAAGAAAAAAATGGGTTTAAGAAACTGAATGGAGAGGTTGGCTCATCTTTGGATTCCATTACTAATAGTTTCGATTCTAGCAGCCCTGAAATCACCAATAAACAAACAAAGCAGAAGAAAGAGTCCATAATAATGCCAGGTAGTTCTAGGGAAGTAGCAGGGACTATCATTAAGGGCAAATATCATAGCACAAACGAATTTGCGACGAATTATGATGTTCACGATGTTGGAAGTTTTGAAGCAAGCGTCGAAGTACCTAGTTGGACGATGGATGACGAAGAAGCAGACTTGGATATTAGTACAACTGCAGAAGAATATTTTAGTAACTCTAGTGGGAATAGTATAGTTGAAGAAATCTTAAATGAAGTGCTTGATAAAGTAATGCATATTTGCGACGTTGTTGAACCATCTAAAAGT ACTGATGAGAGCTCATATCAAAACTCGAAAACGGGTCGCAATTTTGGAATCGGAGTACATAATCTTCATTCACATATGCTGCTTTACTGTGGGGTCTACGATTCGACTAGAACGCTTTACGCATTACGTACACTTCGCAACGAGCTGTTAACGAACACTAGAATGTTTCTATGTTGTGCTGCAACGACTGGCGTAACCAATGCGACAAAAAACACAACATTGTTAAATTTACTAGCTAGACACAGGAAAAGTGTATTTGGGAGGAATTTTCATGGAGACATAGCAAATACAGAATTTATAGCAGCTTATAGAAGTAGCATGTATTTAGAAGTTTTAATTAGTGTGTGCCTTTATTTTGCTAGGAGCTATTATCCTAATTTAGGACAAATGAGACTTACGCACGAAGAAATTTCAGGAAATCGGCAG GTACAACTTGCAAGTGCAGAACTGTTGACACTTATATTCTCTGAATTAATTCCTATCGTTCGTGATTCAGGGAAAGGTTTTAGTTGTTATATAATCGATTTACTTACTAAATGTAAAGTACAAAAAGTTGCATTACATTGTCTTGTATCTAGCGTGATGAATATGAAAAATGCTCATAAGGAAAATGAAGAGGTATTTACATTTACAGAAGAAATCATTTCATTCAATGATCCAGTCATAGACAATGATACAAGTAAATGCAAATACAGAGCAAGTGATCATACAGAGGCTTTTCAAATACAACTATTAAG GTTATTATTAGCTTTAATCATGTTAGAACATCAATGTGGTAATCAGAAAGGTGAAGAAATATGCCCACCAACTACACCAACACCGAGTACTCCAACAAAAACTGTTCCTAACATTATGGGAAGTAGCTTAAAGTATTTAGTTGGTACATCAATTCCACAGCAACCAATGTTCCTTGCTAGCATATTAAGTGCTTTACAATTG GATCACATGAGACATTTACACCAACATTGGACAACTCTCGTTACTTCCAGTCTTCCCTTTATGGGATCATCGTTAACATCTATAGTTACGTCAGTTATCCACCAattatgttgcaacatcgaaaaCTTAGCGTCGTATTATATCAACGAAGAAACAACAACGGCGACAAAGTTACAAGATATAAGCACACTGGAGTGTTGTCTTCCTGCGGATTATACAGTGACACATCTAGAAGCTTTAACGTTTTTACTTCATTATTGTTTATTGGATACGTCGCAACAAATAGGCTTCTCATTTAATCAGCCTTTGAGTGGCACTATTCAGACGGGAATACCTGGAGCAAATCCAAGCCAAATATTCAATAATCTTATTCACGTGTTTATGCCGAGCCCACTTTCTCCA GAGCTTACTACATCAAAAGATAAAAATGGAGTTAGTGAATTACAGCAGCATGCTCGAAGAACTGCTTTAAGTCACCTGCCAAGAATAATTGCATCTCTCTCCACTCTTTGGCAAGCAGTGTTAGCAACCAAGGACAA TGATCAAGCCAGTTGCGTAGTAGGAAGTCCAAGAATAGTGAAGCATCAACTTCTAGAACTCTTGTCTCCCATATCTTTCCATCATGGTGTAAACTTTTTGGCCGCCATTGCTGTTGCCTGGCATGAGAGGCGGCAGCCTTCTGGTAATTCTAAGAAG GTGCTTCCAGAAGCTTGTTCAAATCAACAAGTTATGGTTGATTTAGTAAGCGCAATCCGTGTGATGCCTATCGATACTTTGGTTCAGACTGTTCATCAAGTTGTAAAGAATCAACCACCGATTCACGGTGTGAAGCAAGATTTTTCGTTAGAAGTTTCTGTATTGGAACTGCTCTACGTTTATATGCAAAGTAATACATCTCAATCTCTAATTGAATCTTGGGCATCTTTACTTGGTCTACTCAAAGACGGCCTATCTTTAACGGCGCCTGCTCAATTTCTATTATTGGCGATCTTAAATGAATATGTACAGAAATGTCCCCCTATGCAAGAAAAAAAGGATATTAGAGATCTGCAAGATGTGTCTGCAAAG TTGGTTGAGTCATGTTCGCAAATAGCTGGAGCATGTTTAGAACAAACAACCTGGTTAAGAAGAAATTTAGCAGTAAGGGAAGACGCATTTGAAGTTGCTGAAGGATCATCGGAAGGTAAAGAAGGCAAAAGTGGTGCTG TAACACCCGGTACACCACCTAATGCAGCATATAGTATCCAAGCTCAAGCAGTATTAGCAGAAATAGTAGCACCCTTGTTGGATGTTAGTTATGGTTCCCAAGAAAAAGAACGTGTAGTGACGCTGTTAACCAATCTCATGTATAATATTACGCCATATCTTAAAAATCATTC GACAAAAAATATTGCCTCGTTTACGGCTTGTTCTCAATTACTGAGTTCCTTATCAGGTTACCAATATACAAGGAAAGCATGGCGCAAAGATGTACTGGATCTTCTGCTAGATTCTGCTTTCTTCCAAATGACACCAGCATGTTTACCATATTGGAGGACTATCATAGATAATTTAATGACACATGACAATACAACATTCCGAGATTTAATGA ATCGCGTTTCAATGGCTCAAAGTAGCAGTATCAGTATATTCTCATCGAAAGAGCAAGAATATGAGCAGAAAGCCCAGCTTTTAAAAAGGTTAGCATATGTGATACTATGCAGCGAAATGGATCAATATCACAAATACATGCCTGAAATTCAAG AACGACTTGCGGACAGTTTGCGACTACCACAAGTAATTCCATCTATTCAAGCACAAGTGTTTCTTTGTTTCCGGGTGCTACTTCTTAGAATGTCTCCACAACACGCAACTTCCTTATGGCCGGTAATAGTTAGCGAACTTGTTCAAGTTTTCCTATACATTGAACAAGAACTGAACACAGATAGTGAAGAATTCAG tTCACATATAAAACTACTCTCAGCTTTGGATTCATCTTGGGCTGTGAATGCTAGTAATGGACTTCAAGCACATGGCCATCCCCATTGGTTGCAATTGCAACTTGCAGCTGCTAAATTATTAGATTTAGCACTGCTTTTACCTGCACATAGGCTTCCTCAATTTCAAAT GTATAGATGGGCATTTGTAGGGGATTCAGCGGTAGGATCCATGGAAAACAATAATCTATCTTCTGATTTTGTACCACACATTACGAGAATAGCAAAACTGATGGACAGTAAG TATAAACAGGAAGCAAACACTGTGAAAGCTGTACCCGGTGAACTACTTCTAACGTCGAATAACATTCGTTCATTGCAAGATCTGCATTATTTTTTTACGACACTGAGTCGCAGATCGAGTGATACACAGGCACCGTTGAATGTTACACAACTGGAAGCAGTGATTGAACAAGATTTTCTTGAAAAAATGCCAGCTGCAAGGTAG